The following are encoded together in the Lactuca sativa cultivar Salinas chromosome 1, Lsat_Salinas_v11, whole genome shotgun sequence genome:
- the LOC128127574 gene encoding uncharacterized protein LOC128127574, whose product MLICYNCKKPGHHWKNCRDPPASAVPHITSAVPVCYHCNETGHKKPECPKLKTGKGDMGTNPAIASSSKGTTVVTRGRAHQMTVEEPVITTTVADTYLLDSKPDVVMFDSGATHSFVSHTFINRLGRSIGKLAHPMVVDVVDNRTIYVTDVYRGYTLEFSGV is encoded by the coding sequence ATGTTGATATGCTACAACTGCAAAAAGCCAGGGCATCATTGGAAGAATTGTAGGGATCCCCCTGCGAGTGCAGTACCTCATATTACTTCTGCAGTTCCCGTCTGCTATCACTGCAACGAGACGGGACACAAGAAGCCTGAATGCCCGAAGTTGAAGACTGGTAAAGGAGACATGGGTACAAATCCTGCAATTGCATCATCCTCTAAGGGAACCACCGTGGTGACACGAGGTCGTGCTCACCAGATGACTGTGGAGGAGCCGGTGATTACAACGACAGTGGCAGACACTTATTTGCTAGATTCCAAGCCcgatgttgttatgtttgatagcgGTGCTACCCATTCTTTTGTATCTCACACGTTTATTAATCGTTTGGGGCGTAGTATCGGAAAATTGGCTCACCCAATGGTTGTCGATGTTGTCGACAACCGCACTATTTATGTCACTGATGTTTATCGGGGTTACACTCTCGAGTTTTCTGGAGTTTAA